A part of Motacilla alba alba isolate MOTALB_02 unplaced genomic scaffold, Motacilla_alba_V1.0_pri HiC_scaffold_31, whole genome shotgun sequence genomic DNA contains:
- the LOC119696505 gene encoding uncharacterized protein LOC119696505, producing MERTQGQDPARGLFRRTAQLVCKLIKRIREEETSTMGTGLRAYSHIFKTKTSAALLDMLVEEGFSNPKQVSSLWPGFHPPSNCLASQATPAGPCEPLRPWQRAGKGSTCLGKLGTFLPLAAFQISPCLLQVPAMVRYIHQWLMANQFAEHRLNRTLLDLTEAQPADVLMTLLRVAPSCDRYGAQLPRGLRAPQPISLCSLCQVSDQQRVPGPSGCSLCQPWHGSPQACCHAASLPLRGLSPQGWAAGCCWPVAVGRGRAGSQLRSPLLPRPQCCVPDPPETEL from the exons ATGGAGCGGACACAAGGGCAGGACCCCGCCCGTGGCCTCTTCCGCAGAACAGCGCAG CTGGTCTGCAAATTGATCAAGAGAATTCGGGAGGAAGAGACCAGCACCATGGGCACTGGGCTCAGAGCATACTCGCACATCTTCAAAACCAAGaccagtgctgccctgctggataTGCTCGTAgaggagggcttttccaacccaaagcaaGTAAGCAGCCTCTGGCCAGGGTTTCATCCTCCCAGCAATTGCTTGGCCTCCCAAGCCACGCCCGCTGGTCCCTGTGAGCCTTTGAGGCCATGGCAGCgtgctgggaagggaagcactTGTCTGGGGAAGCTGGGGACATTCCTCCCTCTGGCAGCTTTCCAAATCTCCCCGTGCCTTCTGCAGGTGCCCGCCATGGTCAGGTACATCCACCAGTGGCTCATGGCCAATCAGtttgctgagcacaggctgaaCAGGACCCTGCTGGATCTCACCGAAGCCCAGCCCGCTGACGTACTCATGACGCTGCTGCGTGTGGCCCCATCCTGTGACAGGTATGGggcccagctgcccagagggctcagggctccccagcccatcagcctgtgcagcctgtgccaggtgtcTGACCAACAGAGAGTTCCAGggccctctggctgctccctttgccagccctggcacggcAGTCCCCAAGCCTGCTGCCATGCTGCCTCGCTGCCCCTCAGGggcctgtccccacagggctgggctgctggctgctgctggccagtggcagtgggcagaggcagagctggcagccagctcaGGTCCCCGCTGCTGCCCAGGCCACAGTGCTGTGTCCCAGACCCCCCTGAGACAGAGCTTTAa